From the genome of Desulfatiglans anilini DSM 4660:
TTTTGGGAAAAACAAACACACCAAGAGGAGGCTGATACCCATGAACAGGTTCGGTAGCATATTTAGCCAGTTGCTGCAACTTTTTCCGCGGGCGGAATTTGAGGCGGCGGTGAAAGAGACTCGGGCGGAACGGCATGCCAGGGGATTTACGTGCTGGGGACAATTTGTCGCGATGCTTTTCTGCCAGTTTGGGCGCGCCCATAGCCTGCGCGAAATCTGCGGCGGTCTTGCAACCTGCGAAGGAAAGCTGGTCCATCTGGG
Proteins encoded in this window:
- a CDS encoding DUF4372 domain-containing protein, with protein sequence MNRFGSIFSQLLQLFPRAEFEAAVKETRAERHARGFTCWGQFVAMLFCQFGRAHSLREICGGLATCEGKLVHLG